The following are encoded in a window of Panicum virgatum strain AP13 chromosome 5N, P.virgatum_v5, whole genome shotgun sequence genomic DNA:
- the LOC120675217 gene encoding gibberellin 2-beta-dioxygenase 3-like encodes MTAAFETATSPGGVSAAVPVVDLSSPGSAGAVASACGRLGFFKAVNHGIPVGLVQRLEAEALAFFSLPQNDKLLSSSESDAPLGYGHRKIGTNGDLGLLEFLMLSVGSNSVTTSRCPPYMLAEYMSRVQEVALRVLELMAEGLGMEDTNVFSRMVQRDGRDVLLRVNHYPLAMRHQAAAGGAVGFGEHTDPQIISVLRSNSASGLQIALRDGSWVPVEPDPASFVNVGDSMQVLTNGRYRSVRHRVVAGAGAGERARLSMIYFGAPAPAPSERIAPVPELIGDGEASRYRSFTWREYKAAAYRSRLADRRLDGIQLDAQGSPDPDDEP; translated from the exons ATGACTGCCGCCTTCGAGACGGCCACCAGCCCCGGCGGCGtttccgccgccgtcccggTCGTGGACCTGTCGTCGCCGGGCTCCGCCGGTGCCGTGGCCAGCGCCTGCGGCAGGCTCGGCTTCTTTAAGGCGGTCAACCACGGCATCCCCGTCGGCCTCGTGCAGAGGCTCGAGGCCGAGGCGCTGGCCTTCTTCTCCCTGCCCCAGAACGACAAGCTGCTCAGCTCCTCCGAGTCCGACGCGCCGCTCGGGTACGGCCACCGGAAGATCGGGACCAACGGGGACCTGGGGCTGCTCGAGTTCCTGATGCTCTCCGTCGGCTCCAACTCTGTCACCACCTCGCGCTGCCCACC CTACATGCTGGCGGAGTACATGAGCCGTGTGCAGGAGGTGGCCCTGAGGGTGCTGGAGCTGATGGCGGAAGGGCTGGGGATGGAGGACACCAACGTGTTCAGCCGCATGGTGCAGCGGGACGGCCGCGACGTGCTCCTGCGGGTGAACCACTACCCGCTGGCGATGCGgcaccaggcggcggcgggcggcgccgtggGGTTCGGCGAGCACACGGACCCGCAGATCATCTCAGTGCTGCGCTCCAACTCGGCGTCCGGCCTGCAGATCGCGCTCCGCGACGGCAGCTGGGTCCCCGTGGAGCCCGACCCGGCGTCCTTCGTCAACGTCGGCGACTCCATGCAGGTGCTCACCAATGGGAGGTACCGGAGCGTGAGGCACCGGGTGGTGGCCGGGGCGGGGGCCGGGGAGCGGGCGCGGCTATCCATGATATACttcggcgcgccggcgccggcgccgtcggagAGGATCGCGCCGGTGCCGGAGCTGATTGGGGACGGGGAGGCCAGCCGGTACCGGAGCTTCACGTGGCGGGAGTACAAGGCGGCCGCCTACAGGAGCAGGCTCGCCGACCGCCGGCTGGATGGCATCCAGCTCGACGCCCAGGGGTCGCCCGACCCCGACGACGAGCCATGA